The Argiope bruennichi chromosome X2, qqArgBrue1.1, whole genome shotgun sequence sequence CTTTCTGGATTTGATAAggtttgtaaaagaaataaaattaaaaacgtcaaattatatcatttaattattaaataattagttttaaagtcAGAGTGTTTACAAGCAACTCAAAGAAATGCATACGAGGGCCCTCCATTTTCTTTAAGCACATAAAtgtctatttttgttttttaaattcttgaaatgatgatgattaattattatacttaataattatgtattaatatgtTCTTATGATTtcctttaatgaaataaatattatatggatatttgctaatattttaagttttttttcaatcgataagaaattaaaggaaactttataataaaatttgcattatattcctgtttaattttttgtcctaaaatcgatttaatgtatttaaaaatcaagtaaatatcaataaaaagagggggttttttttgtaactttaaaatagttaaaaggGCATTTTCTTCGGGTTTCTGCAAATGTTATTATAAAACCGTAAAAAATATGGTccagataaaaattctttttttctttaatttttttgaataaaatttgtttactcTGAATGAAACAGCTTTGTATTGCAGAGAAGCAAATACCTCTGCAAAGAGTCATGTTGACATCATTTGTCATTGGAGTTTCCCGCAAAAGTTCATTCCAAGTCAGTGCAACAGAGAATCTTTTTCTTTGGCTTTCATTATCATTCCTTTTTTAAAGATCTAATTTTTACTGCAATACAAAGCTTCTccttaagaaagaaagaaattgtaacATTTCTGTAAGTATTGAAGtagaaagaaaaactatttaacCTTTGCAACAACTTGCTTAGATTCTCTTCGAAACATTTTCCTGACACTGAATTCCtaagtttcttaaatattatggaagcagaaaatttatctttgaaaaagatGAATCATATGCATGCCAGGACTTTACCATCAATTTATTATCTTCAATGAGATGCAGcaagcattatttatatttagctgTAGAATTTTGATTACGTCTAAATCTCCAGTATATGCTGCATTACGAGGGAAAAtcctttatcattttttaaatgcaaaaaattccaTGATATTGGAAAATAGAGTAAAAATTGGAGGATGAGTCATCATGTAAGTGAGTTCTCGTTTCCTCTAGCAACTGATTAACGGAGTGATAGATAGTATCACCTGGCCACGGCTAGGCTTACTATCTGAGATGCACCTTAAAATAGGATCTATTTTGTTAAgaatattgaattcatttataCAAGTTATTCAGTTATGTGTGAGGATGCACATTTAAAGGACATAGTAGCTCTTTAATTCTATATGAAtacttttgaaacatttcatactATGATGCTACATTATATTACAAGAgaccctttttttaaaaagctttgatcaatcataaataatttaataatttaacgaACATCCATGCTTACATTATACCTGCCATACGCTCAGCGCCGATTTAATTACGTAATACAGTATGCATTTTTCAGGAAGAAAATGATGACAGAGCAAAGCAGAAGAAAAGTACAGTTACATATTAGATGATATGCTAGTTTATAATAGTCATATGAATAACTTCATTCTTTataactctgaaaaaaaaaaacacttttatggatatagaaaaattttcacaCTCTGGCGAtggaaatttctctttttctctaATGCTCCTGCAAAGAACTTAAGATCTTaaattgactaaattaaaagagTCACACTTACTGCGATTTATATCTGTACCAAATTCAGAAAACGTTATTCGTAAAAGTTTTATACTTCCTTTCTCCATGTGCACAAATTTTCAGgaagaatttcacaaatgttCTACTTCCAGtacatttgagaaatttttaaagccaTCCTAAATATATgactaaaatacttttatacacTTTAcacaaaagtttaattaaaatattttggtttatgGAAATGTTGAACCAATATTTATGACAGTTCACTTGCGCATTTTCCATAAAAACTTCGTGAGCCTTTTAATTACTTGAAACACTTATAAATGCTTTCTACCTTCTTTTTCACGAGTTTCGAATTAAAAGATACCGAATTAAATGACGATGCTATTTAGAAATTACGTACCTTTTTAACATATACAtcgattcttttattattataattattttatcttccaGAAATATGTTCCCAGAGAATTTGTTGACAGCTTGTTTTCAACAAGTTGAAACTgtgtttagaaaaatttctaagaatgtTACTGTGGCGCCAATGGAATATATTGATGGCGAGGTTACCATTGCAAACGATTCTCAGATCATTACATATTTCGATAGAAAGCAAGTATACAAAGACGGCACTAATGTTTTAGGTAAGTCATGCATTTACGTAGCTTTCTTCCCTTCTCCCTTCCACTAACTATAGCaattatatgtttgaaatataagagctttacattaaatattttctcttcataatTAAAAGGCTTCGCTCGCCAGCCACGATATCTTCCGATACTGTACACGTACATGAATAGGGATTTTATCTTTGTGTGTTAATAACATAgtccttaaaaaaatgttaatccatatgaaatattttatttaccaaaatttgttaaaaaaatgactaatttttgtggccatttattacttatatttttcatttaaacttacattttgtcttttatatttatgtaatagaccactatattttacaattgttcattttgaaattttgcaggacAAATAATAGTTAAGCCCACAAAAATTCTTGTACTACAAAAGACAGATTCATTAGGTTTCAATGGAATTAAGTTTAGCGTAATATGATTTTtcatggaatatattttatataatcaaattgatattatctcaaacaaaatatttttaggcttcaaatGCTTGTTAATAATTAAAGCAATCGATTTTGTTTTGCAGGCCTCATTGTCTTCTGCATTGCGTTTGGGATAATTGGTGGGCAACTAGGAGAATTCGGAGCTCCAATGGTTCGTTTCTTCGtcattctaaatgaaattataatgagGATCGTCATTATAATTATGTggtagtaatattttatattgtatcaaACCCTAAATGGGTATATACTGCTTTCTAATTTGATTCTTAAGAATGATGACAAATTAcgttgttatggtttattttgcAGGTATTCTCCTTTTGGCATTATGTCCTTGATAGTTGGCAAAATCATGGCTATTAACGATTTAGCAAAGACTGCCGAGCAATTAGGTTTATATATGCTGACCGTTGTAGCTGGACTCGCGATTCATGCCTGTGTAACACTACCATTTTTGTATTTTGCTGTAACACATAAAAAtccattcactttttttaaaggcATGTTACAAGCTTGGGTAACTGCCCTCGGCACGGCTTCCAGGCAAGTTTATTGAAGAATCactcaatttattaatttacctGTGTTGctcatattgataattttatcaaCATGTTTCTTTTTCTAGTGCAGCAACACTACCAGTAACTTTCCGATGCTTGGAAGAAAATAATGGTATAGATAAGAGAGTAACTAGATTTGTTTTACCAGTTGGAGCCACAGTAAATATGGACGGTACGGCCCTTTATGAAGCTGTGGCTGCTATTTTTATTGCTCAGATGAATGGTATTGACTTGACAGCTGGACAAGTTATATCTGTAAGGTAAGTGATCTGctgatttttaaatgtatgccataataatattgtaatggagttaattaaatattccctCAACAATATAACTGAAGACaataatttaaatctcaaattcaaTCATTCTCAGTAAGTACCTCCTGACAACAGAACAGGCATTTTTCGCTTTTACTATATGACTTTTCTCGTGATTAAGATCGGCACCATTTATCATTTTGTTTCGGctagcagagaaaaaaaaaaaaaaaggagggaaaatGCTACCTGCCCTTCATCATTTTGAAAACTTAGTTCTATCAATTCTCAGTATTGATAtcttttatagttaatttaattatgacCCTTTTGAAGCATTTTTGGTGTTCTAGGTACCAGGGaatgaaaatttcgtttttttggTGTGTGCTTTCCCTGTACTTTGGAAAAAGATATTATAACACAACCGTAAACTTCAAAACTTTATCTGCGatgaaataaatgttgaaataatctTAAGAAAACTGTTGAGAaaactgaagataaaaattttgaactagttaacatttttcatacattaaataacatcaaattctgaagaaaaaaaagcttaCTTTCCGATCCGATTGAAGATTAAAGGGTGAAATAAAGTACGAAGAACTGCaacgaaaatttttcttttacctttttataatgtatataattacaTAACATAAGTTAAGCCTACACAATGTATTTTTTCGTCTGATGTTCGTATTATGTAATACATAAAACACAAAATTGTAAAACTCAGAATGATATTTATGCTGTAgagcagcggttcttaacctatgggtcgcgacccaaaattgggtcgcgaagcatatttcttgggtcgcgctgagtcgaaccaaaaaagttagtaatacaccaaatttcagacattttagaaatgacgacttgaataaatatcaacaatcgaaaatgaatgtgattaacaagatcaaaaaaaaattgtaatcactCTAATAATGGCAAAACGTGAATACAAGgatgcatttttagaattaggTTTTACTTGCATTTATGATCGAGGAGTGAACAAGCCGCAATGCGTGTTGTGCAGtgaaatattaagtaatgaaTCGATGAAACCGAACAAACTTAAAAGACATTTTGAtgcaaaacatgaaaatttttcctttgaggGAAAAGATCGtactttttttgaaagaaaagaagccCATTTAAAAAGACAGCGTTTGGATGCACCAAGTAGTAGTGGTTTTATAAATTCTGCCAAACACGCTACACTTGCTTCTTTTCATGTGGCTTGGCATATTGCAAGACAAAAGAAACCCcataatattgctgaaaaacttataaaacctGCTGCCATTGACATGGCAGcaaaacaattaccggaacaagttaaatcctgaaacagatataaggtgctccttgacaagcattcaaccgaggtttgaagatctttcaaaatgtattcaagcacaaggttctcattaaaactgtaagacttgcatttaaaatttaaaagacttaacatatgtattgatatttctttttttttaggaataagttaattattttcaaaaaattataaatatattttaatttggtcaataaaaattattaaaaacacttgattattaattaaattttccttggatcgaaaagtacttttgtttattattaaaaaaataaataaaaaatttgtaagttaaaaaaaaatcatcatcgtaggattgaagatttttttatatatatttctcaaatttgggtcgcggcttaaaaaggttaagaaccactgctgTAGAGGAATATTTCTGGACAAATCATCATCTACATTCAATGCCGAATTTAAATTTGACGAGACCATATGAAGTATGAAGTCTTTTATAAGTCCATTTAAGTAAAACATCAATTATATTGGCATGTGttcacttaaacatttttttggagCCCCCAAAAGTGATAGCTTAAATTATAGCTTGTGTAGCTTATATTTAAATCCGGCACTGTATAATCTATCAAAATGttgtgagaatattattatatacCTCATATATCATTATgtttaatctaataataaagaGACATAATATGTGAGACTTAAATTTCAACACTATTGAAAAGCCGTTGTaacaaataaaactattaaataaatagggaagttattttcattaaataaattacattcctTTGTATTTAAAGAATGCGAGGTTTCATTGACAAACACGAGGGGCCgataaatgtttgtaaatgtgtataaactgaaaatataaaaaaagttatacatttttgatttttttttttttttttcattttctctttcagTTTGACAGCGACCGCCGCTAGCATAGGTGCAGCTAGTGTTCCAAGCGCTGGTCTGGTTACAATGTTATTGGTACTTACATCTGTAGGATTACCAACTGAAGATATCTCCATGATTGTTGCTGTTGATTGGTTATtgtgaatataattttcttcattattttatgttataatactcataaaatttttaagtatgcacgagatgtaaaaaaaaaaaaaaaaaaattaaaaaaatcactgggAAAGGATTTTATTATACTATATAAAACCCAAACCATTTAAACATGCATTAAGTAAATTTGCCAACCTTTAGTAGAAcgctaaacaattaaaattagaaaaatggtCCCAAATATACATAATATCGTAATACATATGTGCGAAATGTGTTTCCGTTTAAAAAGTACAAGTTTCATGCACTAAAGTAAGTtcatgattcattaattaattagtattaatctCAAAAATCTCTGTCACTTACTACTTTTATTTCAATGGAATCAATCCCCATGATGTCACAAAATAATTATGCTCATCATGTAACACTGAAGTGCATATTGTCTTGCACTGCATTGCAATAAAATCAAAGGCAGTAAAAAAAAGCCCCACATTTTACATGTGATCATGAATAAACTCCATTTCAACAGGCAATTTCTAATTCTCTAAAGGAATTCTATGCGACGCGAATCAGAGATTGTTGTTTGGGAGATGATTAATAAGGATGTAGAAGAATGTCACTTCACATTGGTATGGTGTATTGCTATCTTAATACAAGAgattttgaaagacatgttttaGATTGATATTTATCAGATTATTAATAAGAATAGAGAGAACAATCGCTCTTCATGGAAATATAACGCGATTCACAAATTTGGGTGACTAATAAGATAAGATTCTGAAAGTATaacaaaataaacagataaaaatacgCATTTCTGCATTCCTGATATCAAAGTCATAAACAAGTTGATCAAAATAAACATACAGTAAACAAATATAGAAACGATTCGTGTCTAGTATTACAATGgtattaatttcttctaaatcGTATTCTACAACTTGAGTCATTTACAACTGGTTTTTGGAAAGCCTATCTTCTACATTTATTCCaatgtttaattgtaaaaatttacttgaccgaaaataaacaaataatatctcAGTAAAAAGAACTTACTTTCTCTTATGCACTAAGCAGTCACGTATAAGTAAATGTCCTAGAAACTGATGCGGCACTGAAGTTGGAGAAGAATGGGTACCGGCTAATGCATCGTCTCCATCACCTGATTAGGATTCTGAGTTATGAGGTCATTTCCAAAACTATAACTAATTCTGAACAATTTAGAATTTATctacaacattaatttttatgaattcctcAAAGCATTGCGTTAGTTACAAGTGTATATAATCAAGGTTGTTGAAtctaactctctctctctctctatatatatatatatatgcctttcataatttgtatatttttattaaagtcacATTCATGTTCTATGCAAATACTGCTCCGAGTTTTTTAAATCTCagattttaagtttaaatgctGGAGAAAGGAACTTCTAACTCAACTATTAATAAGTTATCTGACTCTATACTTTAGTTGAAttatgaaatcagaaaaaaatttcagactgAGACTGATTTGGTGTCGATATTCAGtttaaaagtacaattttgaaatattattcggAACATTTTCACTAAAGACATGAATTCtcatctcaaagcgtttttcttTAAGCtgcaagattaaaatataaaataatttgtaaaaaactgGTTTTCGCAAATGcaggaaaatgaattttaaaaaatgaaaataaattacattagttcaaatattaaaaataacattcattattttttttttcatttacatcccATAATACTGCAATATTTAGCTATGTATTAATTCTCATTTGAACTTTCTACCTTTCTGaacgtttaaaagaaaatttataagtaaataatttaatagaaatatccaaagcaattttgaagagaaaaattattttacattttatattttacagcgAAATCCTAAAAGTTCTTTCGATAATACTTAtgtcaatttaaagaaattaattaaaaattacataatatcaCAATTAAAAGatcagttattaataataaaaatgtaattacactcgtcaaataaaaattaactcaaaactatattattataGAATGTAATGAGTGGCAAAACGAAATATACAGCAATAAGTGTTAGTTACACTTCAAGAGGGTCTCAAAGAAATATAACGCCAGGGTAGTTCCAGATGCCTAATTCGCTCCTTTTATTAAGTTGTAACTATTTACATTTTCATACGTATACAGTTTTCTCCCTCAAATTTTGATGCACTCGAAATTTACATGACATTATGCATCCCATTTATCAAGTCGCTAAtgcttaaattctttaatttccgtctttctttttcatttttttaaaaatagggacAGAGTAAGGACTTCAATAAATGTTTTGGGTGATGCATTTGGAGCAGGAATCATTCATCACTTATGCAGAGGAGAACTAGAAAGCACTAATGTTAATAGAATTAGCATTGAAATTCGAGACTGTTATGCAGATTCAAGGCGAAGAAGTTCACTTTCCTCAGCACAGTATTCTTTTCGAAACCTAGCAAAGCAGAAGAAACAGCCTGGATTTGGTAGAACGACCAGCACTGCTATAGATGATGATAGCAACAATGAAACTCAAATGTAAATGTCATTTTATAAAGTGTTGTATTCATATTCAacttattaattgcattaaaatattttttcaatacaaacATTGTACTAtcgttataagaaaaaaaaaattatagagaatACAACAGGAAACTTAActataatgataaataaagtaaGCTAGCATATGTGTATAATAAgtgaatgtttaaatataatcgACCATTATTACAGCTAATATATCaacaatgataaataataaaagcaacaaAAGATTAGCATACTAACCATAATTTTTtacacagaaatttatttatacaacatTACACTAAAAGGACAGAATTCAGTATAAATTTCCCCAAAATGCTATGAATTTTATACTCGAAGACGAATGCTATTGCCAGTCGAAACAAATCCTGTTTAAAGTAATGCTTCTTACCGACAATATACTCGGTAACCTCCTGccattttgattttgaatcaagtgtattattataacttttttgcCATGAAACACATCTGTTACTTTAACTGATAATCCAATGAGCCATCAAAACATTCAACACGTATAACACAAAACAGTTATTTGCACATCTAATTAACTGTATAagacaaaacaatgaaaagtctgttaaaaacttttataaacaatTCAATGCTTAGGATTTCATAACAATCATTAGagacttttagaataaaattataaattccagTATTACAGCATACGGCTTCAtacagcaaaatttatttatagttctaCCAAAGCTTATTTTCAGAAACTCTacatcatatttcataatttttaacgatttaaaaacaaagaattaaaaatatttctatacacgAAATCTACCAGTAATgttcatataaaatgcttttgtactttcaattatattattttttttaagcttgCTTTAGGAAAAAACGTGGAAACATtagtcattataaaaataaactatatttaagtTTCAGACAAAATACCCTAAAAATCATGAAACAAACAATAGGCAAGactacttttttatttgaattttcaattatacaGTAAGCATAGACTAACATTACACATATTTCATATCCTCAGAGAAATATAggtatatttataacaaatagcACGGTCAACATATAGCTgcgaaattacaataataatacatATGTTTCAAACCCTTTTTAGAtgacagcaaaatattttcttcaaaattaaatagaaaaaagttacacaaataatattacgattattacaaatattaaactcGATTATTATTCGATATCGTAATATTATAATACGAATACGATACAAATAATAATAggagtttgaaataaaaagattcaagCTGCatcctttaaaaacaatttttgctaaattaaactattaaaaaatagttttgcaaattttcttgcggaggaaaaaaaaacagcCCACAGACAATTGTAATTATGGGAACCATATATAAAAAACACAAACATATTTCACATACTGAATATGAATAAGATATTTCTTAATcagataaacatttataaaaaaaagtattaatattaatcgaattcctcataattaaaattattctacatcttaatttaaaaaatattctacattaatttgattttcatctACAATTACTAAATTTGAGatgattaaaattcaatgaacaaACCGCATTTTTGAACTTttcttaaatctattaaaaattaaacaaatctattaaaatttaaatccagataaacattttatgatagatgtctaaaaatattttcagaaattattcgacttacagtttcaaaattaatgtaacaaaaaaagcatttcaacaatctgcttattattttatgttaaattgaaggtaatttcagcttttattttgtTGAGAGATACCAACACAAAGTTCGAATTACTGTTTTGGGAGGCCAGTTTCTCACCAGAAAAATGGCTTCTACTACTCAAAAACTGAACCAATCATATTTCACTATTATGAGGATATCACTGAAATAGAAAGCTGCAGAtattgctttttcttaatttagatcCACAATAGATGCCACACAATATACATGTTGTTAACTGTTTGCCATACTAATAAAATGTCCTCGAGATATCAAGAAAATGTTCGAATTTCTGCTTTGCGAAACCTGTTCCTAATTATAAAAGTGGCTGAGATGCAAAGGAGCAGATTTTGCTTTTTCGTAATATATATCCACAATAGATGACACACGAAATATTTGGCATACTAATAAAATGTCCTCGAGATATGAAGAAAAAGTTCGAATATCTACCTTGCGAAATTTGTTTCTGTACAGAGAAACGGCTTCTTCTTCTCAAAAACTGAATCAATCGTTTTCACCTTGGTTTATGATATCATTGAAATGGACAGGTGCAGATGCTTTTTCTTAATCTATATACACAATAGATGTCACACGAAATATATGTTGTTAAATGATTGGCGCACTAATAAAATGTCCTCGAGATATCAAGAAAAAATGCGAATTTCTGCTTTGCGAGACTTGTTCCTTACAAGAGAACTGTCTTCTATTCAAGCAAAAACTGAGCCAATTATTTTCAACGTGGATGATGATATCACTGAAATGCAGAGGCGTAGATATggctttttcttaatatatatccACAATAGATGACACACGAAATATTTGGCATACTAATAAAATGTCCTCGAGATATCAAGAAGactgaatttctgattttcgAAACTTGTTCTTTATTAGAGAAACGGCctaatcttttcaaatttaaaaccaatACTTTTCAACTTGGATGACGATATCACTTAAATGGACAGGTGCAGATAtcgctttttcttaatttacgtCCACAATTGATGCCACACGAAATATATGTTGTTAAATGTTGGGCATACTAATAAAATGACATCGAGATATCAAGAAAAGTTCAAATTTCTGCTTTGCAAAACTGTTCCTTACAAGAGAACCGCCTTCAAACAAAACTTGAACCAATTATTTTCATCTTGGATAATGATATCACGGAAATGCAAACGCGCAGATATggctttttcttaatatatatccACAATAGATGACACACGAAATATTTGGCATACTAATAAAATGTCCTCGAGATATCAAGAGAAAGTTCGAATATATACTTTGCGAAATTTGTTTCTGTCCAGAGAAACGGCTTCTTCTTCTCAAAAACTGAATCAATCGTTTTCACCTTGGATTATGATATCATTGAAATGGACAGGTGCAGATGCCTTTTCTTAATCTATATACACAATAGATGCCACacgaaatatatattgttaaatatttggcGCACTAATAAAATGTCCTCGTGATATCAAGAAAAAATGCGAATTTCTGCTTTGCGAAACTTGTTCCTTACAAAACTGCCTTCTATTCAAGCAAAAACTGAGCCAATTATTTTCAACTTGGATGATGATATCACTGAAATGCAAAGGCGTAGATATAgctttttcttcatatatattcaCAATAGATGACACACGAAATATTTGGCATACTAATTGTTCACGCGAATGTCGCTTAACGCCAAACTTGGCAATGTTAAAAGTACGGCAACCCCTTTACACGCCCTTCCGGTCGAGTCTTTAAGGGGTGCATTAGAACGTTGACCCGCATCGGCTCCTCAGCCCCCTCAGAAGCTGTAAACTTCAGTTTGTTAGGCTTAACAAAGCGCACCGCAATGCAATaccgcaatcagccatgtattatatgaTCTACTCACCACAAAAGGAgtgtatatagtgtaaataaagaagtttaagcaaAAGTACAGTTCACTGCTCACTTCGAATCACCACTAATAAAATGTCCTCGAGATATCCAGAAAA is a genomic window containing:
- the LOC129960245 gene encoding excitatory amino acid transporter-like isoform X2, yielding MDPLPPDTNVRTPMIPDSTVIRISSDSNKCKDAVHRWMKKNLLLVLTVLAVLVGIALGFFARMFSYTTETVTVVAFPGELLMRMLKMLILPLIISSMISGLAQLDAKACGKMGSWALLYYISTTIFAAVLGIILVLAIQPGDPTIKEMIDYRGDSRHVSTLDAFLDLIRNMFPENLLTACFQQVETVFRKISKNVTVAPMEYIDGEVTIANDSQIITYFDRKQVYKDGTNVLGLIVFCIAFGIIGGQLGEFGAPMVRFFVILNEIIMRIVIIIMWYSPFGIMSLIVGKIMAINDLAKTAEQLGLYMLTVVAGLAIHACVTLPFLYFAVTHKNPFTFFKGMLQAWVTALGTASSAATLPVTFRCLEENNGIDKRVTRFVLPVGATVNMDGTALYEAVAAIFIAQMNGIDLTAGQVISVSLTATAASIGAASVPSAGLVTMLLVLTSVGLPTEDISMIVAVDWDRVRTSINVLGDAFGAGIIHHLCRGELESTNVNRISIEIRDCYADSRRRSSLSSAQYSFRNLAKQKKQPGFGRTTSTAIDDDSNNETQM
- the LOC129960245 gene encoding excitatory amino acid transporter-like isoform X1 is translated as MDPLPPDTNVRTPMIPDSTVIRISSDSNKCKDAVHRWMKKNLLLVLTVLAVLVGIALGFFARMFSYTTETVTVVAFPGELLMRMLKMLILPLIISSMISGLAQLDAKACGKMGSWALLYYISTTIFAAVLGIILVLAIQPGDPTIKEMIDYRGDSRHVSTLDAFLDLIRNMFPENLLTACFQQVETVFRKISKNVTVAPMEYIDGEVTIANDSQIITYFDRKQVYKDGTNVLGLIVFCIAFGIIGGQLGEFGAPMVRFFVILNEIIMRIVIIIMWYSPFGIMSLIVGKIMAINDLAKTAEQLGLYMLTVVAGLAIHACVTLPFLYFAVTHKNPFTFFKGMLQAWVTALGTASSAATLPVTFRCLEENNGIDKRVTRFVLPVGATVNMDGTALYEAVAAIFIAQMNGIDLTAGQVISVSLTATAASIGAASVPSAGLVTMLLVLTSVGLPTEDISMIVAVDWLLDRVRTSINVLGDAFGAGIIHHLCRGELESTNVNRISIEIRDCYADSRRRSSLSSAQYSFRNLAKQKKQPGFGRTTSTAIDDDSNNETQM
- the LOC129960245 gene encoding excitatory amino acid transporter-like isoform X3 translates to MRWMKKNLLLVLTVLAVLVGIALGFFARMFSYTTETVTVVAFPGELLMRMLKMLILPLIISSMISGLAQLDAKACGKMGSWALLYYISTTIFAAVLGIILVLAIQPGDPTIKEMIDYRGDSRHVSTLDAFLDLIRNMFPENLLTACFQQVETVFRKISKNVTVAPMEYIDGEVTIANDSQIITYFDRKQVYKDGTNVLGLIVFCIAFGIIGGQLGEFGAPMVRFFVILNEIIMRIVIIIMWYSPFGIMSLIVGKIMAINDLAKTAEQLGLYMLTVVAGLAIHACVTLPFLYFAVTHKNPFTFFKGMLQAWVTALGTASSAATLPVTFRCLEENNGIDKRVTRFVLPVGATVNMDGTALYEAVAAIFIAQMNGIDLTAGQVISVSLTATAASIGAASVPSAGLVTMLLVLTSVGLPTEDISMIVAVDWLLDRVRTSINVLGDAFGAGIIHHLCRGELESTNVNRISIEIRDCYADSRRRSSLSSAQYSFRNLAKQKKQPGFGRTTSTAIDDDSNNETQM